The Leptospira dzoumogneensis genome includes a window with the following:
- a CDS encoding Crp/Fnr family transcriptional regulator yields the protein MALDTSIPNQKVTIKAGTVLFPEGSAANSLNVLHSGALRYLVEAPGGRKLELFKISGANLTPGASALFGSGRYPFTIVAEQDCVLSTYVMSQATVGRSLAARSSLGIMVGRSLLREITESFKKVNQLRKIASDMGKTNDNLSLLYYQFNPSVFPDIKPGQPIADPSSEIVDPVLRLARENLKHYFDNGGILPERPTANYVEEDHSQLLVKYYPEEIEFQDGEFNFVRKIILADPNLLAQLFAPDPSMVSYVCDKLGRVQNNITENAKGILEELDENFSLLLGGVESLTEKYFLILDMAANGYATAPPEFVVPILQVVSQKIERALAGHQAIFGSAIPSPSPNIKPFIEKTVGLAKKFEASNPTAKAASNGSGISVDSSADATAIRKELANSASSIIQFSGLGGDAIKEFSAMMVKLKSLKNPLDSDNDTRKLRRSITKTYFDIYAACFQKYVNSGKNVPKPVDLMLKYGFFDETMLDDSQLVFMSTFKDAITSVSDIPIHYGTEWLERIYKRECPTSLDELGQNFFDKVKMDNRNAVFKKESDLPPDIDNPEARLKFEFGAMYEANVRLTTGSLATYLPILTKYHSQIPLGKAYVTKKMLTDTIHDIMAVDFSVFNREVIYNNPEMGINKEFVQRAIVPDFVIVPSIGSKIMMWQELSIHRGSGSKESRGRIVLPIFVQGDLKSLLIDAFAAFRWELCKTILGPEWNNVGNPSITADYMDYVQFYKKNKDLSIEIKEKLAAEFKRFRNERDIFANDYQLWIKYEAEGVQRLNRVVRGIFYRHIPFARTIREKVSKMPAFGEINNRFVNIRTRKFTELENRYKKYINALGSLPDPLRENMEFYRV from the coding sequence ATGGCATTAGATACTAGCATACCAAATCAAAAAGTAACAATAAAAGCCGGGACGGTTTTATTTCCGGAAGGAAGCGCCGCAAATTCTCTCAACGTATTGCATAGTGGAGCCTTACGTTATTTGGTAGAAGCTCCCGGTGGAAGAAAACTGGAGTTATTCAAAATTTCAGGAGCAAATTTAACTCCCGGTGCATCCGCTCTTTTTGGCAGCGGACGTTATCCTTTTACAATTGTCGCGGAACAAGACTGCGTGCTCTCCACGTATGTTATGTCCCAGGCTACTGTGGGTCGTTCTCTCGCGGCCAGAAGTTCTTTAGGGATCATGGTAGGCCGTTCTCTTTTAAGAGAGATCACAGAATCTTTCAAAAAAGTGAACCAACTTAGAAAGATCGCTTCCGATATGGGAAAGACAAATGATAATCTTTCTCTTTTGTATTATCAATTCAATCCAAGTGTTTTTCCGGATATCAAACCGGGTCAGCCTATCGCAGATCCAAGTTCCGAAATTGTGGATCCCGTCTTAAGACTTGCTCGTGAAAATTTAAAACATTATTTCGATAACGGCGGGATCCTTCCGGAAAGACCGACTGCAAATTACGTAGAAGAAGATCATTCCCAACTTCTGGTTAAATATTATCCGGAAGAAATCGAATTCCAAGACGGAGAATTCAATTTTGTTCGTAAGATAATCTTAGCGGACCCGAATCTTCTCGCACAATTATTCGCTCCCGATCCAAGTATGGTTTCCTATGTCTGCGATAAACTCGGAAGAGTGCAGAACAATATTACGGAAAACGCAAAAGGTATATTAGAAGAATTAGATGAAAACTTCTCTCTTCTTTTAGGCGGTGTCGAAAGCCTTACCGAAAAATATTTCCTGATCCTGGACATGGCTGCAAACGGTTATGCGACCGCTCCTCCTGAATTCGTGGTCCCTATCTTACAAGTAGTTTCCCAAAAGATAGAAAGAGCGCTTGCGGGCCATCAGGCAATTTTCGGTTCAGCGATACCAAGTCCTTCTCCGAATATTAAACCGTTTATAGAAAAGACTGTAGGACTTGCTAAAAAATTCGAAGCTTCTAATCCGACTGCAAAAGCAGCATCTAATGGAAGCGGGATCTCTGTGGATAGTTCCGCGGATGCGACTGCAATCCGAAAAGAATTGGCAAATTCCGCATCTAGCATCATCCAATTCTCCGGTTTAGGCGGAGACGCGATCAAAGAGTTTTCCGCGATGATGGTAAAACTCAAGTCCTTAAAGAATCCTCTGGATTCAGACAACGACACTCGTAAACTACGAAGGTCCATTACAAAAACCTACTTCGATATTTACGCAGCATGTTTCCAAAAGTACGTCAACTCAGGTAAAAATGTCCCTAAACCGGTGGACCTGATGTTGAAATACGGTTTCTTCGACGAAACAATGCTGGATGATTCCCAGTTAGTGTTCATGTCCACATTCAAGGACGCGATCACTTCCGTTTCGGATATTCCGATCCATTATGGAACGGAATGGTTGGAAAGAATTTATAAAAGAGAATGCCCTACTTCTCTCGACGAACTCGGTCAGAACTTCTTCGACAAGGTCAAGATGGACAACCGAAACGCCGTTTTCAAAAAAGAATCGGATCTTCCTCCGGACATAGACAATCCGGAAGCAAGATTAAAATTCGAATTCGGTGCGATGTACGAGGCGAACGTTAGACTCACCACAGGTTCCTTGGCGACCTACCTTCCTATCCTAACCAAGTACCATTCTCAGATCCCTCTTGGTAAAGCATACGTTACCAAAAAAATGCTTACCGATACGATCCACGATATTATGGCAGTCGACTTCTCTGTATTCAACAGAGAAGTGATCTATAATAATCCGGAGATGGGAATTAATAAGGAATTCGTTCAAAGAGCGATCGTTCCTGATTTCGTGATCGTTCCATCTATCGGAAGCAAGATCATGATGTGGCAGGAACTTTCTATCCACAGAGGTTCCGGCTCTAAAGAAAGTAGAGGAAGGATCGTTCTTCCTATTTTCGTACAAGGAGATCTAAAATCTCTTTTGATAGATGCATTTGCAGCATTCCGCTGGGAACTTTGTAAAACGATTTTAGGACCTGAATGGAATAACGTAGGAAATCCATCCATCACTGCTGACTATATGGACTATGTTCAGTTCTATAAAAAGAACAAAGATCTTTCTATAGAGATCAAAGAAAAGTTGGCTGCAGAATTCAAACGTTTCCGGAACGAAAGGGATATATTTGCAAACGATTACCAGCTTTGGATCAAGTACGAAGCGGAAGGTGTGCAAAGATTAAACCGAGTAGTCCGAGGGATTTTCTATCGTCATATTCCTTTCGCAAGGACCATCCGAGAGAAGGTTTCCAAAATGCCTGCATTCGGTGAGATCAATAATAGGTTTGTGAATATTCGAACTCGTAAGTTTACAGAGTTGGAAAACAGATACAAAAAGTACATCAACGCGTTAGGTAGTCTTCCGGATCCACTGCGCGAAAATATGGAATTCTATAGAGTTTAA
- a CDS encoding DUF1343 domain-containing protein — MKKSRILSDAKSIGMITNQSAYGWKGDYHFRIIQKEYGLKKLFLPEHGLFAELQDQVSGSGLIYDLGETQVLNLYGDNEESLAPAEDILSDLDTLIIDIRDVGARYYTFLTTALYAMQAADRLAKKGRPRPKILVSNAKNPAGSKIEGSPLDKKFSSFVGVEGTLHRHGLSAAGLLEYYKDKFNLDLELYRLDLYPKKSSEFLWVPPSPNIPAQTTCYVYAGLCLLEGTNLSEGRGTTRPFETFGAPYINDLDRSLLEKLEEKQKGIFRLRPLKFIPTFHKHAGEVCGGYQILLDKPKKFHSLLFGLLLIRTLREFYPDKFTFLQGPYEFRSDLPAIQLLVGDQFLLDYLDGKRSYSEIQDYLEDTEKKWKKVTKHYS, encoded by the coding sequence ATGAAAAAAAGCAGAATTCTCTCCGATGCAAAATCCATCGGTATGATCACCAATCAGAGCGCATACGGTTGGAAGGGCGATTATCATTTCCGGATCATCCAAAAAGAGTACGGACTCAAAAAACTATTTTTGCCCGAGCATGGACTTTTTGCTGAGCTGCAAGACCAGGTCTCAGGAAGCGGACTCATCTATGATCTTGGAGAAACTCAAGTCCTAAATTTGTACGGAGATAATGAGGAAAGTCTCGCTCCCGCAGAAGATATTCTATCGGATCTGGACACCCTGATCATAGATATCAGAGATGTGGGCGCCCGTTATTATACATTTTTGACCACCGCTTTATATGCGATGCAAGCTGCAGATAGGCTCGCCAAAAAGGGAAGACCAAGACCTAAAATTTTAGTATCGAATGCAAAAAATCCTGCGGGCTCTAAGATAGAAGGATCCCCTTTAGATAAAAAATTTTCTTCATTCGTCGGGGTAGAAGGTACACTGCACCGACATGGCCTCTCTGCCGCGGGCCTTCTCGAATATTATAAGGACAAGTTTAATTTGGATCTGGAGCTTTATAGATTGGATCTATATCCAAAAAAGAGTTCCGAGTTTTTATGGGTTCCACCTTCTCCCAATATTCCTGCTCAAACAACTTGTTATGTTTATGCCGGGCTTTGTCTTTTAGAAGGAACGAATCTTTCGGAAGGAAGAGGGACTACTCGTCCATTCGAAACATTCGGCGCTCCATATATCAATGATCTGGACAGATCACTTTTAGAAAAATTAGAAGAGAAACAAAAAGGGATTTTTAGGCTCAGGCCTTTGAAGTTTATTCCTACCTTCCATAAACATGCAGGAGAAGTATGCGGAGGTTATCAAATCCTATTAGATAAACCTAAAAAATTCCATAGCTTATTGTTCGGGTTATTACTTATTCGCACATTGAGAGAATTTTATCCTGATAAGTTTACATTCCTACAAGGACCTTATGAATTCAGATCCGATCTACCCGCGATCCAACTTTTGGTTGGAGATCAGTTCCTTTTGGATTATCTGGATGGGAAAAGATCTTACTCGGAGATCCAAGATTATCTAGAAGATACGGAAAAAAAATGGAAGAAGGTCACGAAACACTATAGTTAA